In Spirosoma aureum, a single genomic region encodes these proteins:
- a CDS encoding anthranilate phosphoribosyltransferase yields the protein MSIVNLALDAPVDTALGRGIKHIGIGKYGSKPLTPELLAECRAALEDPMSHPLQRGAFLGALIAKGPTKEEMALEEVIGKGAFSHPTFFINKVCPDLPVGLHPIATKLVRGHNLQVSEAHQLGDYLFSDGADADTDCETFRGLAASIMRVRHETNEEYHGLMKAAERTFSPGFGPISCADRPLVQLAEPFDGVDNSYLITPLLAQFFQKRGYGAVSMVGRSGGPKFTLNALDLYMHLGCQFLQSNHELDTPLERYGWVLDQKALSPALNRWVDRRQTIIKRPFLATLEKVLNPCHAQILVTSVFHITYQMKMAELALMAGFDAAIVLKRGLEGSLAPSTSRSSGILCAVRTPRGHLFYQHFEGESPVFAPFRTESDAQYEQPLASDNARLVRAFMTEGHTANNDFDNRVQFAHALYGRGLDWVEGQLK from the coding sequence ATGTCAATCGTTAATCTGGCTTTAGACGCGCCCGTCGACACGGCACTTGGTCGAGGTATCAAGCACATTGGCATTGGCAAGTACGGCAGTAAGCCGCTTACGCCTGAGTTGCTGGCCGAATGTCGTGCTGCGCTGGAAGATCCAATGTCGCATCCGCTTCAACGGGGGGCTTTTCTGGGCGCATTGATCGCGAAAGGACCGACTAAGGAAGAAATGGCGCTGGAGGAGGTAATTGGCAAGGGCGCGTTTTCACATCCCACTTTTTTTATCAATAAGGTTTGCCCTGATTTGCCGGTTGGCTTGCATCCGATTGCCACTAAGTTAGTAAGAGGCCACAATTTACAGGTAAGTGAAGCGCATCAGTTAGGTGATTATCTGTTTAGTGATGGTGCCGATGCGGATACAGATTGTGAAACGTTTCGGGGGCTGGCAGCGAGTATCATGCGGGTCAGGCACGAAACCAACGAAGAATATCATGGTCTGATGAAGGCTGCTGAGCGTACATTTTCGCCCGGTTTTGGCCCAATTAGTTGTGCCGATCGACCCCTAGTTCAGCTTGCCGAACCTTTTGATGGCGTTGATAACAGCTACCTGATAACACCGTTGCTGGCGCAGTTTTTTCAGAAGCGGGGGTATGGAGCCGTTTCGATGGTTGGGCGTTCGGGTGGCCCGAAATTTACGCTGAATGCCCTTGATTTATACATGCATCTTGGGTGCCAGTTTTTACAAAGTAATCATGAACTCGATACACCTTTGGAGCGATATGGCTGGGTACTCGACCAGAAAGCGCTTTCGCCTGCCCTTAATCGGTGGGTCGATCGGCGGCAGACCATCATAAAACGCCCATTTCTGGCCACACTTGAAAAAGTGCTGAACCCTTGCCACGCACAAATTCTGGTGACGTCGGTATTTCATATCACCTACCAGATGAAGATGGCCGAACTTGCTTTAATGGCCGGATTTGACGCTGCTATTGTTCTTAAACGGGGTCTGGAAGGAAGCCTTGCTCCGTCGACCAGTCGATCAAGCGGTATTTTGTGTGCCGTCAGGACGCCACGAGGACATCTGTTTTATCAGCATTTTGAGGGGGAGTCACCTGTATTTGCCCCTTTTCGTACAGAAAGTGATGCCCAATACGAACAACCGCTGGCATCCGACAATGCCCGCCTGGTTCGGGCATTCATGACCGAAGGCCATACGGCTAATAATGATTTTGATAACCGGGTTCAGTTTGCCCACGCACTCTACGGTCGTGGCCTGGATTGGGTAGAAGGACAACTAAAGTGA
- a CDS encoding GNAT family N-acetyltransferase has translation MITYREATVDDAEQIARLHSLSWQQNYAGIWSDEFLNGNVLENRRQVWLERLGQPAVNQNVIVAESEGVICGFACAYANNDPHWGTLLDNLHVRREQKGQGIGTALIKLAARWAYDKKPDSGFYLWVLPQNTSARKFYQNLGAINHELVTHASPDGGFSDAYRYVWADVNQLI, from the coding sequence ATGATCACCTATAGGGAAGCTACTGTTGATGATGCAGAGCAGATAGCCAGACTACATAGCCTTAGCTGGCAGCAAAACTACGCAGGTATCTGGAGCGATGAATTTCTGAATGGTAATGTACTTGAAAATAGGCGACAGGTTTGGCTGGAACGACTGGGTCAACCGGCAGTTAATCAAAATGTTATCGTTGCTGAGTCAGAGGGGGTAATCTGCGGCTTTGCCTGTGCCTACGCCAACAACGACCCCCATTGGGGAACGCTACTTGATAATCTGCATGTTCGTAGGGAGCAGAAAGGACAGGGAATCGGTACAGCACTCATCAAATTGGCGGCTCGTTGGGCATACGACAAAAAACCTGATTCAGGCTTCTATTTATGGGTATTGCCCCAAAATACAAGTGCCCGAAAGTTCTATCAGAACTTAGGCGCAATAAACCACGAGCTGGTAACGCATGCCAGCCCGGACGGAGGATTTTCGGATGCTTATCGGTACGTATGGGCTGATGTGAACCAATTAATTTGA
- a CDS encoding DEAD/DEAH box helicase, whose translation MAERITYGKTWWGQQWLNALTSIDMANRLPRGKTYANKGAVQGLTISTNQISASIKGSAPRPYRTKLTVQLFTEAEKESLLTEIRENPAILAQLLNRQLPPELIEFANRQGTQLFPHSFRDLIMGCSCPDEAVPCKHLAAVIYVVANEIDRNPFQVFLLKGLDILAELQKGQPDSVTGSMNTVISFREIGTDELPDDEDWHPDDKIRAGLDFATIPPLADQLLGLLSTDVTFTKSDFHKSLSKAYRLFSKPLLEKSLLQPLPDDEPHPDPSDSIELQLDEVMKVKKISMFSEHGEPRSIAGFAMGDLTSWLDRLTEADWPEMSDSVRALYLTQQFSAALLRRGAVVPQLLKVGPTEDQYRVRWLPAMLNETIKDLTSQLATQIPPTLLTVRWQKEWLALPDDQQILTLCSLFLRRVIKPSTIELWERWPLEDADRLFFGVETLRFEGFGRKEMPLAIQLWLNDFFLTHKRFVPILAVEDSEWGDEFRLSLLIRDREEVNTTAAPEQPIPLPELLTKKKHERIRMAVLQDLLVLSRHFPDLAKLTKMGGPAYLSYSPDEFVKVLLETLPRMQLLGIALWLPKSLQHWVRPQVGARLKAKVTDKNAFMRLEDMLMFDWQVALGDEMVGVNEFQKLVSTSKGLVKIKDQYVLIDPAELTKLYKQLENPPELTGSDLLKAALAEEYKGARIGLTAEVRKLVKQFTDSEAQPLPEALNAILRPYQQRGYDWLLKNTTLGMGSLLADDMGLGKTLQIIALLLKFKQEGRFKKQKGLVVLPTTLLTNWQKEIARFAPDLKARVYHGANRKLPATTTKADDYDLLLTTYGVVRSDLDTLKKLTWATVVIDEAQNIKNPDTEQTKAVKALKAPIRIALSGTPVENRLSEFWSIMDFVNKGYLGGLGKFNEDFGKPIQQERDHQKLDLFRRVTSPFLLRRIKTDRSIISDLPDKIENDQFCSLTTEQAALYESVVQESLRAIEEKDGIARRGLVLKLMTALKQIGNHPYQYLKRGNSRGTGPSPALSGKATLLLNLLENIYASHEKVLIFTQYREMGELLQQFIQQTFGTQPLFLHGGSSRSERDQMVEQFQRNRSDHTFILSLKAGGTGLNLTQANHVIHYDLWWNPAVEAQATDRAFRIGQTKNVLVYRLMNQGTLEEKIDAMIRSKRELANLSVQTGETWLGDLSDAELKELVMLG comes from the coding sequence ATGGCGGAACGCATCACCTACGGCAAAACGTGGTGGGGACAGCAATGGCTCAACGCCCTGACAAGCATTGACATGGCCAATCGGCTACCACGGGGCAAAACGTATGCCAATAAAGGAGCTGTACAGGGATTAACTATTTCTACTAATCAGATCTCAGCTTCCATTAAAGGGTCGGCTCCTCGTCCTTATCGGACCAAGCTGACCGTGCAATTGTTTACTGAAGCCGAAAAAGAAAGTTTGCTGACCGAAATCCGGGAAAACCCGGCCATATTGGCTCAACTCTTAAATCGGCAGCTCCCACCCGAACTGATCGAATTTGCAAATCGGCAGGGAACACAGCTGTTTCCGCACTCATTCCGGGATTTGATTATGGGCTGCTCCTGCCCTGATGAAGCCGTTCCCTGCAAACATCTTGCGGCTGTCATTTATGTGGTGGCCAACGAAATTGACCGCAATCCATTTCAGGTTTTTCTGCTGAAAGGACTCGATATTCTGGCCGAATTACAGAAAGGGCAGCCGGATTCTGTTACTGGCAGCATGAATACGGTTATCTCGTTTCGGGAAATAGGTACCGATGAGTTGCCCGACGACGAAGACTGGCATCCCGACGATAAAATCCGGGCCGGACTTGATTTTGCGACCATCCCTCCTTTGGCCGACCAGTTGCTGGGTTTATTATCAACCGATGTTACGTTTACAAAGAGTGACTTCCATAAGTCGCTGTCCAAAGCGTACAGACTCTTCAGCAAACCACTTCTGGAGAAGTCTTTACTACAGCCCCTTCCAGACGATGAACCTCATCCTGACCCGAGCGATAGCATTGAGCTGCAACTCGATGAGGTCATGAAGGTCAAAAAAATCAGCATGTTCAGCGAACACGGCGAACCGCGCTCCATTGCGGGCTTTGCCATGGGTGACCTGACTAGCTGGCTCGACCGGCTCACCGAAGCCGACTGGCCCGAGATGAGTGATTCGGTAAGAGCCTTGTACCTGACTCAGCAATTTTCGGCTGCCTTGCTCCGCCGGGGTGCTGTAGTGCCGCAACTGCTGAAGGTAGGGCCAACTGAAGATCAGTATCGGGTACGATGGCTACCAGCCATGCTCAACGAAACGATTAAAGACCTGACCAGTCAACTGGCAACCCAAATTCCACCAACGTTACTGACGGTACGTTGGCAAAAAGAATGGCTGGCCCTGCCCGACGATCAACAGATATTGACGTTATGCTCACTTTTTCTGCGTCGGGTAATCAAACCGAGTACGATCGAACTCTGGGAGCGTTGGCCCCTGGAAGATGCTGACCGACTGTTTTTTGGGGTTGAAACCCTACGTTTCGAGGGCTTTGGTCGAAAAGAAATGCCATTAGCCATACAACTTTGGCTCAATGATTTCTTTCTGACCCACAAACGATTTGTTCCCATTCTGGCCGTTGAAGACAGCGAATGGGGCGATGAATTCCGGTTGAGTCTACTCATTCGTGACCGCGAAGAAGTGAATACAACCGCAGCCCCAGAACAACCCATTCCGCTGCCAGAACTGCTTACGAAAAAGAAACATGAACGAATTCGGATGGCCGTATTACAGGATTTACTAGTGCTGTCGCGACACTTTCCTGATCTGGCAAAACTGACGAAAATGGGAGGCCCTGCTTACCTGTCGTACTCGCCCGATGAGTTTGTGAAGGTTCTGCTGGAAACCCTTCCCCGCATGCAACTACTTGGCATTGCACTCTGGTTGCCCAAGTCGCTTCAACACTGGGTCAGACCGCAGGTAGGTGCCCGGTTGAAAGCCAAAGTCACGGATAAAAATGCCTTCATGCGGCTGGAAGACATGCTCATGTTTGACTGGCAGGTTGCTCTTGGCGATGAGATGGTGGGTGTCAACGAGTTCCAGAAATTAGTTAGCACCTCGAAAGGCCTTGTTAAAATTAAAGATCAATATGTACTGATCGACCCCGCTGAGCTTACTAAACTGTATAAACAACTCGAAAATCCGCCTGAGTTGACCGGCTCTGACCTGCTTAAAGCAGCGCTGGCAGAAGAATACAAAGGCGCCCGAATCGGGCTAACTGCCGAGGTTCGCAAGCTGGTCAAGCAGTTTACGGACAGTGAAGCACAACCGTTGCCCGAAGCGCTGAATGCTATCCTTCGCCCCTATCAGCAGCGTGGCTATGACTGGCTTCTTAAAAATACAACCCTGGGTATGGGCAGCCTGCTGGCCGATGATATGGGCCTGGGGAAAACGCTCCAGATCATTGCACTCCTGTTGAAATTTAAGCAGGAAGGGCGCTTTAAGAAGCAAAAAGGGCTGGTTGTGCTGCCCACGACGCTACTTACCAACTGGCAGAAAGAGATTGCCCGATTCGCCCCCGATCTAAAAGCACGAGTCTATCATGGCGCCAATCGAAAACTACCAGCTACTACCACTAAAGCCGATGATTATGATTTGCTGTTAACGACTTATGGTGTAGTCCGATCTGACCTTGATACGCTCAAGAAATTGACATGGGCAACCGTCGTCATCGATGAGGCTCAGAACATCAAAAATCCGGACACAGAACAAACGAAGGCCGTAAAAGCACTGAAAGCCCCTATCCGAATTGCGCTCAGTGGTACACCCGTTGAAAACCGTTTGTCGGAATTCTGGAGTATCATGGACTTCGTAAACAAAGGGTATCTGGGAGGGCTAGGTAAATTCAATGAGGATTTCGGGAAACCCATTCAGCAGGAACGTGACCACCAGAAACTCGATCTATTCCGGCGTGTAACGAGCCCTTTCCTGCTCCGTCGTATCAAAACAGATCGCAGCATCATTAGCGACCTACCCGACAAAATTGAGAACGATCAGTTCTGCTCCCTCACAACCGAACAGGCAGCGCTCTATGAAAGCGTAGTACAGGAGAGTCTGCGGGCTATTGAGGAAAAGGATGGCATTGCGCGTCGTGGTCTGGTATTGAAGCTAATGACAGCTCTGAAGCAAATTGGAAACCATCCCTACCAATACCTTAAACGAGGCAATAGCCGGGGCACTGGTCCTTCGCCTGCACTGTCGGGCAAGGCTACGTTATTGCTCAATCTGCTGGAAAACATCTATGCCAGCCACGAAAAAGTATTGATTTTCACGCAGTACCGCGAGATGGGCGAACTACTTCAGCAGTTCATCCAGCAGACGTTTGGTACACAACCCTTATTTCTGCACGGCGGCTCTTCCCGATCAGAGCGGGATCAGATGGTAGAGCAATTCCAGCGTAACCGCAGCGATCACACGTTTATTCTATCACTCAAAGCAGGTGGTACGGGTCTGAACCTGACACAGGCGAACCACGTCATCCATTATGATTTATGGTGGAATCCGGCCGTTGAGGCTCAAGCCACTGATCGCGCCTTCCGCATCGGCCAGACCAAAAATGTACTGGTTTACCGGCTTATGAACCAAGGAACGCTCGAAGAAAAAATCGACGCGATGATCCGTTCGAAACGCGAACTGGCAAACCTGAGTGTCCAGACCGGCGAAACCTGGCTGGGCGATCTGAGTGATGCAGAACTGAAAGAATTGGTGATGCTGGGGTAA
- a CDS encoding glucose 1-dehydrogenase, whose product MSNFVNQVAFITGAGSGIGRATALAFAKAGAQVIVADINETNGHETVQLIRETGVDALFITCNVADPAQIEAAIQQTVKVYGRLDIGINNAGIGGRFARLLDQTSDDFNQIMAVNVGGVFYGMQAQIRQMLNQPENDHSDRGKIVNVSSIAGVRGMAMGAPYSASKHAVIGLTKTAALEYAKKNIRINAVCPVYTHSALVDELILAAPIMEERMRRVIPIGRLGKPEEIAQAILWLCAEENALYTGQALQMDGGLTAG is encoded by the coding sequence ATGTCAAATTTTGTCAATCAGGTAGCATTTATCACGGGTGCAGGTTCAGGCATTGGCCGGGCAACAGCGCTGGCATTTGCAAAGGCCGGAGCGCAGGTTATAGTAGCAGACATCAACGAAACCAACGGCCACGAAACAGTTCAGCTTATCAGGGAAACCGGCGTCGATGCGCTTTTTATAACCTGTAATGTTGCCGATCCGGCTCAAATTGAAGCGGCCATTCAGCAAACGGTCAAGGTATATGGACGGCTAGACATTGGCATTAACAATGCAGGTATTGGCGGACGATTTGCCCGGCTTCTTGACCAAACTTCCGACGATTTTAACCAAATTATGGCCGTTAACGTCGGCGGTGTTTTCTATGGCATGCAGGCGCAAATCAGGCAGATGCTGAACCAACCAGAAAATGACCATTCTGATCGGGGAAAAATTGTTAATGTATCCAGTATTGCGGGCGTCCGGGGCATGGCGATGGGCGCACCCTATAGTGCATCGAAGCATGCTGTTATAGGCCTGACAAAAACCGCTGCTCTGGAATATGCGAAAAAAAATATTCGGATCAATGCCGTTTGCCCGGTCTACACGCATTCGGCGCTGGTTGACGAGCTTATCCTGGCAGCGCCCATCATGGAAGAACGGATGCGCCGTGTTATTCCAATTGGACGTTTAGGTAAACCGGAAGAAATCGCCCAGGCCATTTTATGGCTCTGCGCCGAAGAAAACGCTCTTTATACCGGCCAGGCTCTTCAGATGGATGGCGGATTGACCGCTGGATAA
- a CDS encoding CPBP family intramembrane glutamic endopeptidase, whose protein sequence is MKTLWRDLRDHLRTDFRPDLYLSIALWAALLLTVNYYVDLEDSYIDTFQGDPRWPVMYFALYATTYYVSVWLWAHFHHRPDIWRNREFWLRSGWALLCYSAYSGFYAHSEWSRQLFDGQIYVFAYYCLHNLQSALTIVLPLYVFYKLIDPYPSSFYGMAPKRKGLILYAILLGLMIPLITLASFQPDFLASYPTYHDTNANEFFDVPEWVTALVYELCYGWDFVPTELLFRGFLVIGMSRVLGRGAVLPMIVWYCAIHFGRPLGEAISSLFGGYLLGVLALSTRSIWGGLLIHIGIAWGMEIAAFLQRAGN, encoded by the coding sequence GTGAAAACCCTCTGGCGCGATCTTCGTGATCATCTCCGCACCGACTTTCGGCCCGACCTCTATCTGTCTATAGCACTTTGGGCCGCTTTACTATTGACCGTTAATTATTATGTTGATCTCGAAGATTCGTACATCGATACGTTTCAGGGTGATCCACGCTGGCCAGTGATGTACTTCGCCCTATATGCCACGACCTACTACGTTAGTGTCTGGCTCTGGGCCCATTTTCACCATCGCCCCGACATCTGGCGAAACCGCGAATTCTGGCTTCGAAGCGGCTGGGCACTCCTTTGTTATTCGGCTTACTCAGGATTTTATGCCCACAGCGAATGGAGTCGTCAGCTTTTCGACGGGCAGATTTATGTTTTTGCGTATTACTGCCTGCATAACCTGCAATCGGCGCTCACGATTGTATTGCCGCTTTATGTGTTTTATAAACTCATAGATCCGTATCCGAGCAGCTTCTATGGCATGGCTCCGAAGCGAAAAGGGTTGATTCTGTACGCCATTCTGCTGGGATTGATGATACCGCTCATTACACTGGCGTCCTTTCAACCGGATTTTCTGGCATCGTATCCAACTTATCACGACACCAATGCCAACGAGTTTTTCGACGTGCCCGAATGGGTCACGGCTCTGGTTTATGAACTCTGCTATGGTTGGGATTTCGTTCCGACTGAACTGCTGTTCCGGGGATTTCTGGTCATCGGTATGAGTCGCGTATTGGGGCGCGGGGCCGTCTTGCCTATGATTGTCTGGTATTGTGCCATTCATTTTGGCCGACCGTTGGGGGAGGCAATTTCTTCCCTGTTTGGTGGTTATCTGTTGGGTGTTCTGGCGCTAAGTACCCGGAGTATTTGGGGTGGTTTGCTCATTCATATCGGCATCGCATGGGGCATGGAGATTGCCGCTTTTTTGCAGCGGGCGGGGAATTAA
- a CDS encoding aminotransferase class I/II-fold pyridoxal phosphate-dependent enzyme: MSELTHTIINTLSERLAIRQQNGLLRQLHTADNLIDFCSNDYLGFARSADLKQAIQQADASASDARTGATGSRLLAGQTHLAAAVEDKLASFYQTESALIFNSGYDANLGLLASLPQANDTLLTDELVHASMIDGARLSYATRHRFLHNDLNDLESKLQQTTRSGQSGQVFVAVESVYSMDGDLAPLAEIVALCEQYGAALIVDEAHATGVYGPNGEGIVVALGLADRVLARVHTFGKALGVHGAAVVGSSVLRDYLINFARPFIYTTALPPHSLLAIRCAHQLVQLSANARKSLHERIRYFHQRVASQLPGTTWTRSSSPIQGLIVPGNDHARHIASEAQRAGFDVRAILSPTVPVGQERLRICIHLFNSTKEIDQLISVFQSALTNAVHL; the protein is encoded by the coding sequence ATGTCTGAACTGACACATACCATTATAAATACACTCTCCGAACGGCTGGCGATCCGGCAGCAAAATGGCTTGTTGCGTCAACTCCACACGGCTGATAACCTGATCGATTTTTGCTCGAATGACTACCTCGGATTCGCCCGATCAGCCGATTTGAAACAAGCCATTCAGCAAGCAGACGCCAGCGCTTCCGATGCGCGAACGGGTGCAACCGGCTCTCGGTTGCTGGCAGGTCAAACGCACCTGGCCGCTGCTGTTGAAGATAAACTGGCCTCTTTTTATCAGACCGAATCTGCGCTGATTTTCAACTCGGGTTACGATGCCAATCTGGGACTTCTTGCCTCTTTGCCACAAGCGAATGATACGCTACTGACAGACGAACTTGTCCATGCCAGCATGATCGACGGGGCAAGACTCAGCTACGCGACTCGCCATCGTTTCCTCCATAACGACCTCAACGATCTTGAGTCAAAACTTCAGCAAACAACCAGGTCAGGTCAGTCGGGTCAGGTTTTTGTAGCTGTAGAATCGGTTTATTCAATGGATGGCGATTTGGCTCCATTAGCTGAAATCGTTGCGCTGTGTGAGCAATATGGTGCGGCTCTGATCGTCGACGAAGCCCATGCAACCGGCGTTTACGGCCCCAATGGCGAAGGTATAGTGGTGGCGTTGGGTCTGGCAGATCGGGTACTGGCTCGTGTGCATACGTTCGGGAAGGCATTGGGCGTTCATGGTGCAGCCGTTGTTGGATCTTCCGTTCTGCGCGATTACCTGATCAATTTTGCCCGGCCGTTTATTTATACAACTGCGCTTCCACCGCATAGTCTACTGGCTATCCGTTGCGCCCATCAACTTGTCCAACTTTCAGCAAACGCCCGAAAAAGCCTACATGAGCGAATTCGTTATTTTCATCAACGTGTAGCCAGTCAATTACCCGGAACTACCTGGACCCGTAGTTCGTCACCAATACAAGGTCTGATTGTGCCGGGTAATGACCATGCGCGACATATTGCCAGCGAAGCGCAACGGGCAGGGTTCGACGTACGAGCCATTCTGAGTCCGACAGTGCCTGTCGGACAGGAGCGATTGCGAATTTGTATTCATCTATTTAACTCGACCAAAGAGATCGATCAATTAATTTCGGTCTTTCAGTCGGCTCTCACCAACGCAGTACATCTATGA
- the ybeY gene encoding rRNA maturation RNase YbeY: MIRFFNEDVTYKLPQKQVIRQWLKQQAEREGYAVGDLNYIFCSDEYVLQVNRDYLEHDYYTDIITFDQSEEEGKIEGDIFISVDRVGDNATLLGVPAEQEMRRVLAHGLLHLCGYGDKTDEEEAQMRAKEEEWLRYA, encoded by the coding sequence ATGATTCGGTTTTTCAACGAAGACGTTACCTATAAACTCCCACAAAAGCAGGTCATTCGCCAGTGGCTTAAGCAACAGGCCGAGCGCGAAGGCTATGCTGTAGGTGATTTAAATTATATTTTTTGCTCAGACGAGTACGTGCTTCAGGTCAATCGTGATTATCTCGAACACGACTATTACACGGATATTATCACCTTTGACCAGAGCGAAGAAGAAGGCAAAATTGAGGGTGATATTTTTATCAGCGTCGATCGGGTAGGCGATAATGCTACTCTGCTAGGTGTTCCGGCTGAGCAGGAAATGCGTCGGGTTCTGGCCCACGGCCTGCTCCATCTTTGTGGCTACGGTGATAAAACGGATGAGGAAGAAGCGCAGATGCGGGCAAAAGAGGAAGAGTGGCTACGCTATGCCTGA
- a CDS encoding zinc-binding dehydrogenase, whose amino-acid sequence MKAIYLPGIHQPIQYVDMPTPTAGPGQVLIQLKAAALNHRDVFIQEGLYPAIKLPAILGSDGAGVVVEVGEGVDRVWRGQAVIINCGHNWGPNPKFYGPDFRILGMPDNGTFAEYVVVDAKYIHHKPAHLSFEQAAALPLVGLTTWRTLMTRAGLHATGSNTPEKVLVTGIGGGAALFALQFAVAAGAEVWVTSGSDEKLERAKKLGAKGGVNYREANWAKTLMAQTGEGPQSGINRGYFDVIIDSSGGPGFARLVDVAAPGGRIAFYGGTTGNIMDVVPAKVFFKQLSIFGSTMGTEHEFADMISFVAEKQLVPVIDNVFSLADTEQAMRKMTEGKQFGKLVLKITE is encoded by the coding sequence ATGAAAGCGATTTATCTCCCCGGCATACACCAGCCCATCCAGTATGTTGATATGCCAACACCTACCGCCGGGCCAGGCCAGGTCCTTATTCAACTCAAAGCTGCGGCACTCAATCACCGTGATGTATTTATTCAGGAAGGCTTGTATCCTGCCATTAAATTGCCCGCCATTCTGGGTTCCGATGGCGCCGGTGTCGTGGTTGAGGTTGGCGAAGGTGTTGACCGCGTCTGGCGTGGTCAGGCAGTTATCATCAATTGTGGACACAACTGGGGTCCAAACCCGAAATTCTATGGGCCGGATTTTCGTATTCTGGGAATGCCCGACAACGGTACGTTTGCCGAATACGTGGTTGTCGACGCCAAATACATTCATCATAAGCCCGCACATCTATCATTCGAGCAGGCGGCTGCGCTTCCTCTCGTGGGCCTAACCACCTGGCGTACACTCATGACCCGCGCCGGATTGCATGCAACTGGTAGCAACACGCCCGAAAAAGTACTGGTCACAGGTATTGGTGGCGGTGCGGCACTGTTCGCTTTACAGTTCGCAGTGGCAGCCGGTGCCGAAGTTTGGGTAACATCAGGCTCCGATGAGAAACTGGAACGGGCAAAAAAACTGGGAGCTAAAGGAGGGGTAAACTATCGGGAGGCCAATTGGGCTAAAACACTCATGGCTCAAACCGGCGAAGGTCCGCAGAGCGGCATAAACCGGGGCTATTTTGACGTGATTATCGACAGTTCCGGCGGGCCGGGATTTGCCCGACTCGTGGATGTGGCTGCGCCGGGCGGACGCATTGCGTTCTACGGGGGGACAACCGGGAATATCATGGATGTTGTACCAGCAAAAGTTTTTTTTAAACAACTAAGCATCTTTGGTTCGACGATGGGTACAGAACATGAATTTGCCGACATGATCTCATTTGTTGCTGAAAAACAACTCGTTCCAGTAATCGATAACGTATTTTCGTTAGCCGATACTGAACAGGCAATGCGTAAAATGACCGAAGGAAAACAATTCGGTAAGCTTGTTCTTAAAATCACTGAGTAA
- a CDS encoding polysaccharide deacetylase family protein, which produces MRLLTCLFFLLTTIASGQKQIAITVDDLPTVSKYATTPEAQQRLTQKLLTHFSTFQVPAIGFVISGFLRTNGQPDSLNVALITMWLDAGLELGNHTFAHKDYNLVSFDELKADVIGGEQVVKGLVQKRGKSFRYFRHPYLRRGDTPAKKDSLEAFLRQRGYREAPVTIDNSDWLFSRAYDHALILNDTVLAANVGKRYVEYMGNCIAYYEAQSDSLFGRPIAQTILLHANTINADYLDDLLTVLKQRGYSFVSLDKALTDEAYQTVDRFSGKGGISWLHRWALTKGKKGSFFKGEPEVPAMIDELANRKL; this is translated from the coding sequence ATGCGTTTATTGACCTGCTTATTTTTCCTCCTGACCACTATTGCATCCGGTCAGAAACAGATCGCCATTACGGTCGATGATTTACCGACGGTATCCAAATATGCCACTACCCCCGAAGCACAGCAACGGCTGACCCAAAAGTTGCTCACTCACTTCTCGACCTTTCAGGTGCCCGCCATTGGTTTTGTTATTAGTGGTTTTCTGCGGACCAATGGCCAGCCAGATTCCCTCAACGTTGCGCTCATAACCATGTGGCTGGATGCGGGCCTGGAACTCGGAAATCATACATTCGCTCATAAAGATTACAATCTCGTTTCGTTTGACGAGCTTAAAGCTGACGTGATTGGTGGTGAGCAGGTTGTGAAAGGCCTGGTTCAAAAACGCGGCAAATCGTTCCGTTATTTCAGGCATCCCTATTTGCGCAGGGGCGATACGCCCGCTAAGAAAGACTCACTTGAAGCGTTTTTGCGCCAGCGCGGATACCGGGAAGCGCCCGTTACCATCGATAATTCGGATTGGTTATTTTCGCGTGCCTACGACCATGCACTGATACTGAATGATACGGTGCTGGCGGCTAATGTTGGTAAACGCTATGTCGAGTATATGGGCAATTGCATCGCCTATTACGAAGCGCAAAGTGATTCGCTTTTTGGACGGCCGATTGCTCAAACAATACTCCTTCATGCCAACACCATCAATGCCGATTATCTGGATGATTTACTGACTGTACTCAAACAGCGCGGCTATTCATTTGTATCGCTGGATAAAGCCCTGACGGACGAAGCCTATCAGACGGTCGATCGGTTTAGCGGGAAGGGCGGCATTTCGTGGCTGCACCGCTGGGCGCTGACAAAGGGCAAAAAAGGCTCTTTTTTCAAAGGAGAACCCGAAGTGCCCGCGATGATTGATGAACTGGCGAACCGGAAACTGTGA